One part of the Rutidosis leptorrhynchoides isolate AG116_Rl617_1_P2 chromosome 1, CSIRO_AGI_Rlap_v1, whole genome shotgun sequence genome encodes these proteins:
- the LOC139886351 gene encoding leucine-rich repeat protein 2-like, with protein MASFTFSVFILSLLLSLTRILCTNSEGNALHALRSKLSSDPKNVLQSWDPTLVNPCTWFHVTCDSNNHVIRLDLGNSNISGSLGSELGELKHLQYLELYLNNIEGKIPKELGNLKNLVSMDLYGNKFQGEIPKSLSKLKSLRFLRLNNNKLSGPIPRELTSLSNLKVFDVSNNNLCGTIPIDGPFTNFPMESFENNVLNGPELQGLVSYDFGC; from the exons ATGGCTTCATTTACCTTCTCAGTCTTTATTCTATCGCTACTGTTATCTCTAACTCGCATACTATGCACCAATTCTGAAG GAAATGCTTTGCATGCTCTAAGAAGCAAGCTTTCTTCTGATCCCAAAAACGTGTTGCAGAGTTGGGATCCTACACTTGTAAATCCTTGTACATGGTTTCATGTTACATGTGACTCTAACAATCATGTTATTCGTCT GGATTTGGGAAATTCAAACATATCTGGGTCTCTGGGTTCTGAGCTTGGTGAGCTCAAGCATCTTCAGTACTT AGAACTATACTTGAATAACATTGAAGGCAAAATTCCAAAGGAATTAGGGAACTTAAAAAACCTTGTGAGCATGGATCTATATGGCAACAAATTCCAAGGGGAAATCCCTAAATCGTTGTCAAAGTTGAAGTCTTTACGATTTCT GCGATTAAACAACAACAAGCTTTCAGGACCCATTCCAAGGGAGCTCACAAGTCTCTCTAACCTGAAAGTTTT TGATGTTTCTAATAACAATCTGTGTGGCACAATACCTATTGATGGCCCTTTCACAAATTTTCCAATGGAAAG tTTTGAAAACAACGTACTGAACGGACCAGAGCTGCAAGGACTTGTCTCCTACGATTTTGGGTGCTAA